The genomic segment cacacccctaaaccttgtggacggccttcccatagacacacccctaaaccttgtggacggccttcccatagacacacccctaaaccttgtggacggccttcccatagacacacccctaaaccttgtggacggccttcccatagacacacccctaaaccttgtggacggccttcccagaagaggtgaaggtgttatagctgcaaagggcggagccaactcaatattgaaccctccggactaagactggggggtcATTAAAGGTCATGTGTGTGCAAAggggggcgtcccaatacttttgacaatatagtgcatatttagaggagggggaggggtgtatatttcaggcgtcccaatacttttggcaatatggtGTATCTGTGTAAATAAGGGCATCTTGTCCTGTGACTCCTGTGATTGGCTCTCCCGCTCTGGAGCCGGTCAGATAAAAGTGGGGTTCTTGAGGAACGGTTTTGGGGTCCACCTGTGGTTAATCGGCGTCGGCCGGCGAGTCCATTCCGTAACAAAGTTTCTCGTATGAAATAATTTGGTGATTCACAGGCAATGGTTGAGCGGTGGCGGCCAGCGGGAACTGTCGGGTCGGCCGTCTCTGTGTGCCGCGGTTAAAGTGTCCGCCATCTTGAAATGGTTTGCGGTGGCGAGGAAATGGGGGGGCACGGAGAAGTTGACCAGACTGTAGGAAGGATGTAGAGAACAATGGAGGGTTTCCCGGGAGGGGGTGGGGAGTCCGTAGAACGCGGGGGGGGAGAAGCTCTGGACGCACGGCCCCTTGGCGTCTTCCAGTTTGTTGGGTTTGGAGATTCCGAAGGCAGACAAGATGGGGACGTCCAGGACGAGCGGAGAGAGGAGCGGCCGCGCCGGATAGGCCCGTTTATCCTGGCTGGGGAAGAGGAAGGAGCGCGGCCTCAGGATGGGACACACCCGGTAACACAGCGGGACGTTTATATAGTTCTCGGAATACGGAAGGTGGAagg from the Rana temporaria unplaced genomic scaffold, aRanTem1.1, whole genome shotgun sequence genome contains:
- the LOC120923422 gene encoding T-box transcription factor TBX22-like, with the protein product VILQSMHKYKPRVHVIVQDASVNLSQIQSLPAEGVRTFSFKETEFTTVTAYQNQQITKLKIDRNPFAKGFRDPGRNRGVLDGLLESYPWRPALAIDFKALSETSGGSSPILSSGGAPPPLLSPPSPPPTFHLPYSENYINVPLCYRVCPILRPRSFLFPSQDKRAYPARPLLSPLVLDVPILSAFGISKPNKLEDAKGPCVQSFSPPAFYGLPTPSRETLHCSLHPSYSLVNFSVPPHFLATANHFKMADTLTAAHRDGRPDSSRWPPPLNHCL